A window from Pseudomonas kribbensis encodes these proteins:
- the phoR gene encoding phosphate regulon sensor histidine kinase PhoR produces the protein MLLLVTGCLVIGLITGYYGWSLAAGLGLYLAWTLKQLLRLHEWLRLHQPDEAPPDGYGLWGEVFDSIYHLQRRDQRVRGRLQAVIDRVQESTAALKDAVIMLDSDGNLEWWNRAAETLLGLKTPQDSGQPVTNLVRHPRFKEYFEQENYAEPLEIPSPTNDRVRIQMYLTRYGNNEHLMLVRDVTRIHQLEQMRKDFIANVSHELRTPLTVICGYLETLLDNVEEVNPRWSRALQQMQQQGGRMQTLLNDLLLLAKLEATDYPSDNQPVHIDTLLQSIKSDAQQLSGSKNQKITLEADASILLKGSEAELRSAFSNLVFNAVKYTPAEGNIRIRWWGDDQGAHLSVQDSGIGIDSKHLPRLTERFYRVDSSRNSNTGGTGLGLAIVKHVLLRHRARMEISSVPGHGSTFTCHFAPAQVAQARLISAAE, from the coding sequence ATGCTGTTGCTGGTCACCGGCTGCCTGGTGATCGGCCTGATCACCGGCTACTACGGCTGGAGCCTCGCGGCGGGACTGGGCCTGTACCTGGCCTGGACGCTCAAGCAACTGCTGCGCCTGCACGAATGGCTGCGCCTGCACCAACCCGATGAAGCACCGCCCGACGGCTACGGCCTGTGGGGTGAAGTGTTCGACAGCATCTACCACCTGCAACGCCGCGACCAACGGGTGCGCGGACGCCTGCAAGCGGTGATCGACCGCGTTCAGGAGTCCACCGCCGCGCTGAAAGATGCGGTGATCATGCTCGACAGCGACGGCAACCTGGAATGGTGGAACCGCGCCGCCGAAACCCTGCTCGGCCTCAAGACCCCGCAAGACAGCGGCCAGCCAGTGACCAACCTGGTCCGCCATCCGCGCTTCAAGGAATACTTCGAGCAGGAAAACTACGCCGAGCCGCTGGAAATCCCCTCGCCGACCAACGACCGCGTGCGCATCCAGATGTACCTCACGCGCTACGGCAACAACGAACACTTGATGCTGGTGCGCGACGTCACGCGCATCCATCAGCTGGAACAGATGCGCAAGGACTTCATCGCCAACGTCTCCCATGAGCTGCGCACCCCGCTGACGGTGATCTGCGGCTACCTGGAAACCCTGCTCGACAACGTCGAGGAAGTGAACCCGCGCTGGAGCCGCGCCCTGCAGCAGATGCAACAACAGGGCGGGCGCATGCAGACCCTGCTCAACGACTTGCTGCTGCTGGCCAAACTGGAAGCCACCGATTACCCGTCGGACAACCAGCCCGTGCACATTGACACCCTGTTGCAGTCGATCAAGAGCGATGCACAGCAGCTGTCGGGCTCGAAGAATCAGAAAATCACCCTGGAAGCCGACGCCAGCATCCTGCTCAAGGGCAGCGAGGCGGAACTGCGCAGCGCGTTTTCCAACCTGGTGTTCAACGCCGTCAAATACACCCCGGCCGAAGGCAATATCCGCATCCGCTGGTGGGGCGACGATCAGGGCGCGCACCTGAGCGTGCAGGATTCCGGGATCGGCATCGACAGCAAACACCTGCCGCGCCTGACCGAACGCTTCTATCGCGTCGACTCCAGCCGCAACTCCAACACCGGCGGTACGGGCCTGGGCCTGGCCATCGTCAAACACGTGTTGCTGCGCCATCGCGCCCGAATGGAGATCAGCAGCGTGCCCGGCCACGGCAGCACGTTCACCTGCCATTTCGCCCCGGCGCAGGTCGCCCAGGCACGGCTCATCAGCGCCGCTGAGTAA
- the phoB gene encoding phosphate regulon transcriptional regulator PhoB, which translates to MVGRSILIVDDEAPIREMIAVALEMAGYDCLEAENSQQAHAIIVDRKPDLILLDWMLPGTSGIELARRLKRDELTGDIPIIMLTAKGEEDNKIQGLEVGADDYITKPFSPRELVARLKAVLRRAGPTDGEAPIEVGGLLLDPISHRVTIDGRPAEMGPTEYRLLQFFMTHQERAYTRGQLLDQVWGGNVYVEERTVDVHIRRLRKALGDAYENLVQTVRGTGYRFSTKA; encoded by the coding sequence ATGGTTGGCAGGAGCATTCTGATCGTCGACGACGAAGCGCCCATTCGCGAAATGATCGCCGTTGCGTTGGAAATGGCCGGCTATGACTGCCTCGAGGCAGAGAACTCGCAGCAGGCGCACGCCATTATCGTCGACCGCAAGCCGGACCTGATCCTGCTCGACTGGATGCTGCCCGGCACCTCCGGCATCGAGCTGGCCCGCCGCCTCAAGCGTGACGAGCTGACCGGGGACATCCCGATCATCATGCTCACCGCCAAGGGCGAAGAGGACAACAAGATCCAGGGTCTGGAAGTCGGCGCCGACGACTACATCACCAAACCGTTTTCCCCACGCGAACTGGTGGCACGCCTGAAGGCTGTGCTGCGCCGCGCCGGCCCGACCGATGGCGAAGCGCCGATCGAAGTCGGCGGCCTGCTGCTCGACCCGATCAGCCACCGCGTGACCATCGATGGCCGTCCGGCCGAGATGGGCCCGACCGAATACCGTCTGCTGCAATTCTTCATGACCCACCAGGAACGCGCCTACACCCGTGGCCAGTTGCTGGATCAGGTCTGGGGCGGCAACGTCTATGTTGAAGAGCGCACCGTCGACGTGCACATCCGGCGCCTGCGCAAGGCCCTCGGCGACGCCTACGAAAATCTGGTACAAACCGTGCGCGGCACCGGCTATCGGTTCTCCACCAAGGCCTGA
- a CDS encoding peptidoglycan DD-metalloendopeptidase family protein produces the protein MPLRLLFFCGLLMASTSTVAMTIYKSTDANGVVSYSDRPSKGSQVFVFQDRMVERLERQVYLDIKKQKGTDVVFVRNDLYAPVEVALAFTGMSNVRGAPTETIRRVLPARSNTRLALLTALSGGKPLVYTPQFQYSLGDPAGAAQSYRYPFPWRGGPFRLSQGANGDYSHYGPKNKYAMDIAMPVGTPIIAARAGVVVKIENSQNGRGTDPSGNFVRVLHDDGTMGVYLHLKQGSVSVREGRRVAVGSPLALSGNTGNSSGPHLHFVVQRNTGGGLVSIPYQFNQPLGALPNFALGKR, from the coding sequence ATGCCCCTGCGCCTGCTGTTTTTCTGTGGTCTGTTAATGGCCTCCACCTCGACTGTGGCCATGACGATCTACAAATCCACCGATGCCAACGGAGTGGTTTCGTACAGCGACCGTCCGAGCAAAGGCTCCCAGGTGTTCGTGTTTCAGGACCGGATGGTCGAGAGGCTCGAGCGTCAGGTCTATCTCGACATCAAGAAGCAGAAGGGCACCGACGTGGTGTTCGTGCGCAACGACCTGTATGCACCGGTGGAGGTCGCACTGGCGTTCACCGGAATGAGCAATGTGCGAGGCGCGCCGACGGAAACGATCCGCCGGGTGCTGCCGGCGCGCAGCAATACGCGTCTCGCGTTGCTGACGGCGCTGTCCGGCGGCAAGCCGTTGGTTTACACGCCGCAGTTCCAGTATTCCCTCGGCGACCCCGCTGGCGCCGCCCAGAGCTATCGCTATCCGTTTCCCTGGCGTGGCGGGCCGTTCCGTCTGAGTCAGGGTGCCAACGGCGACTACAGCCACTACGGGCCGAAGAACAAATATGCGATGGACATCGCCATGCCGGTGGGCACGCCGATCATCGCGGCGCGGGCCGGGGTGGTGGTGAAGATCGAGAACTCGCAGAACGGGCGCGGCACCGATCCTTCCGGCAATTTCGTGCGGGTGCTGCACGACGACGGCACGATGGGCGTGTACCTGCATCTCAAGCAAGGGTCGGTGAGTGTGCGGGAGGGGCGGCGTGTGGCGGTGGGCAGTCCGCTGGCGCTGTCCGGCAACACCGGCAACAGCAGCGGCCCGCACCTGCACTTCGTGGTACAGCGCAATACCGGAGGGGGGCTGGTGTCGATTCCGTATCAGTTCAACCAGCCGCTGGGGGCGTTGCCCAACTTTGCGTTGGGCAAGCGGTAA
- the phoU gene encoding phosphate signaling complex protein PhoU codes for MISKEGLTHHISAQFNAELEEVRSHLLAMGGLVEKQVNDAVTALIEADSGLAQQVREIDDQINQMERNIDEECLRILARRQPAASDLRLIISISKSVIDLERIGDEATKIARRAIQLCEEGEAPRGYVEVRHIGDQVRNMVRDALDAFARFDADLALSVAQYDKIIDREYKTALRELATYMMEDPRSISRVLSIIWVLRSLERIGDHARNISELVIYLVRGTDVRHMGLKRMKEEVEGTSGETANVPGDADDK; via the coding sequence ATGATTAGTAAAGAAGGCCTTACCCATCACATTTCCGCGCAGTTCAACGCCGAACTGGAAGAAGTGCGCAGCCACCTGCTGGCCATGGGCGGGCTGGTCGAGAAGCAAGTCAACGACGCGGTCACCGCGCTGATCGAGGCCGACTCGGGCCTGGCCCAGCAGGTGCGCGAGATCGACGACCAGATCAACCAGATGGAACGCAACATCGACGAAGAATGCCTGCGCATTCTGGCCCGTCGTCAGCCGGCGGCGTCCGACCTGCGTCTGATCATCAGCATTTCCAAGTCGGTGATCGACCTGGAACGTATCGGCGACGAAGCGACCAAGATCGCCCGTCGTGCGATTCAGCTGTGCGAGGAAGGTGAAGCACCGCGCGGTTATGTCGAGGTGCGTCACATCGGCGACCAGGTGCGCAACATGGTCCGCGATGCGCTGGACGCGTTTGCCCGCTTCGATGCCGATCTGGCGCTGTCGGTGGCGCAGTACGACAAGATCATCGACCGCGAATACAAGACCGCCCTGCGCGAGCTGGCGACCTACATGATGGAAGACCCGCGCTCTATCTCGCGGGTCTTGAGCATCATCTGGGTGCTGCGTTCGCTGGAGCGGATCGGCGACCACGCGCGCAACATCTCGGAGCTGGTGATCTACCTGGTGCGCGGCACCGACGTGCGCCACATGGGCCTCAAGCGCATGAAGGAAGAAGTTGAAGGGACAAGCGGCGAAACCGCTAATGTTCCGGGCGATGCTGACGATAAGTAA
- the pstA gene encoding phosphate ABC transporter permease PstA, whose translation MKQNSLNGWFKSGAPGVWISGGAVSIAVIMTIGLLAVIAVRGLGHFWPADLIHASYNVPGQGNHLVIGEVVQKEEVPRARLKSAGLPVPDQGPEFMTRELIKVGNRDLNGNDFTWIVGEWLTDQKNPPELMALERREWGNFYGYLVNVKQDGKVIAEGEAAWPELQARINRVNGLAAQLKTLEKTDIGAINAGLERIRLHGRKLELEGKLDATAQADMDAERAELNARYQDVEARLADLHAQFNRDALTARDANGKEIEIGLGKVVHAYQPNAMGTFTKVGFYFSKVWEFLSDDPREANTEGGIFPAIFGTVMMTLIMAMIVTPFGVLAAVYLREYAKQNTLTRVIRIAVNNLAGVPAIVYGVFGLGFFVYVLGGSLDRLFFPEALPAPTFGTPGLLWASLTLALLAVPVVIVATEEGLARIPRTVREGSLALGATKAETLWKIVLPMASPAMMTGMILAVARAAGEVAPLMLVGVVKLAPSLPVDGNYPYLHLDQKIMHLGFHIYDVGFQSPNVEAARPLVYATALLLVLVIAVLNLSAVWIRNHLREKYKALDS comes from the coding sequence CTGGCCGGCGGACCTGATCCACGCCAGCTACAACGTCCCCGGCCAGGGCAATCACCTGGTCATCGGCGAAGTGGTGCAGAAGGAAGAAGTGCCCCGCGCACGCCTGAAGAGCGCCGGCTTGCCGGTGCCTGACCAGGGCCCGGAATTCATGACCCGCGAGCTGATCAAGGTCGGCAACCGCGACCTGAACGGCAACGACTTCACCTGGATCGTCGGCGAGTGGCTGACCGACCAGAAGAACCCGCCGGAGCTGATGGCGCTGGAGCGTCGTGAGTGGGGCAACTTCTACGGCTACCTGGTCAACGTCAAACAGGACGGCAAGGTCATCGCCGAAGGCGAAGCGGCCTGGCCCGAGCTGCAGGCGCGGATCAACCGTGTGAACGGCCTCGCCGCGCAACTCAAGACCCTGGAAAAAACCGACATCGGCGCGATCAACGCCGGTCTCGAGCGCATCCGTCTGCATGGCCGCAAACTGGAACTGGAAGGCAAGCTCGACGCCACCGCGCAAGCGGACATGGACGCCGAACGTGCCGAGCTGAACGCCCGCTATCAGGACGTCGAAGCCCGTCTGGCCGATCTGCACGCGCAGTTCAACCGCGACGCCCTGACCGCTCGCGATGCCAACGGCAAGGAGATCGAAATCGGCCTGGGCAAAGTGGTTCACGCCTACCAGCCAAACGCGATGGGCACCTTCACCAAGGTCGGCTTCTACTTCAGCAAGGTCTGGGAGTTCCTGTCCGACGACCCGCGTGAAGCGAACACCGAAGGCGGGATTTTCCCGGCGATCTTCGGCACCGTGATGATGACCCTGATCATGGCGATGATCGTGACCCCGTTCGGCGTGCTGGCGGCGGTGTACCTGCGTGAATACGCCAAGCAGAACACCCTGACCCGGGTGATCCGGATCGCGGTGAACAACCTGGCGGGTGTTCCGGCCATTGTTTACGGCGTGTTCGGTCTGGGCTTCTTCGTTTACGTGCTGGGTGGCTCGCTCGACCGTCTGTTCTTCCCGGAAGCGCTGCCGGCACCGACCTTCGGTACACCGGGCCTGCTCTGGGCTTCGTTGACCCTGGCGCTGCTGGCGGTGCCGGTGGTGATCGTGGCCACCGAAGAAGGTCTGGCGCGTATCCCGCGTACCGTGCGTGAAGGCTCGCTGGCCCTCGGCGCGACCAAGGCTGAAACCCTGTGGAAGATCGTTCTGCCGATGGCCAGCCCGGCGATGATGACCGGCATGATCCTCGCCGTGGCCCGTGCCGCCGGTGAAGTGGCGCCGCTGATGCTGGTGGGTGTGGTGAAACTGGCGCCGTCGCTGCCGGTGGATGGCAACTACCCGTACCTGCACCTGGACCAGAAGATCATGCACCTGGGCTTCCACATCTACGACGTCGGCTTCCAGAGCCCGAACGTCGAAGCCGCACGACCGCTGGTGTACGCCACCGCGTTGCTGCTGGTGCTGGTGATTGCCGTGCTCAACCTGTCGGCAGTGTGGATTCGTAACCACCTGCGCGAGAAGTACAAGGCGCTGGACAGCTGA
- a CDS encoding hemolysin family protein yields MDPSPGLSLATIFADFGMILFALILVLLNGFFVAAEFAMVKLRSTRVEAIAEQHGWRGHILRTVHSQLDAYLSACQLGITLASLGLGWVGEPAFAHILEPLLSAVGVQSAEVVKGISFFTAFFIISYLHIVVGELAPKSWAIRKPELLSLWTAVPLYLFYWAMYPAIYLLNASANTILRIAGQGEPGPHHEHHYSREELKLILHSSRGQDPSDQGMRVLASAVEMGELEVVDWANSREDLITLEFNAPLKEILAMFRRHKFSRYPVYDSERKEFVGLLHIKDLLLELAALDHIPESFNLAELTRPLERVSRHMPLSQLLEQFRKGGSHFAVVEEADGNIIGYLTMEDVLEVLVGDIQDEHRKAERGILAYQPGKLLVRGDTPLFKVERLLGIDLDHIEAETLAGLIYETLKRVPEEEEVLEVEGLRIIIKKMKGPKIILAKVLMLD; encoded by the coding sequence ATGGACCCTTCCCCTGGCTTGTCCCTCGCAACAATATTCGCCGATTTCGGCATGATTCTTTTCGCTCTGATCCTGGTTCTGCTCAACGGCTTCTTCGTTGCGGCGGAATTCGCCATGGTCAAACTGCGCTCGACCCGGGTCGAAGCCATCGCTGAACAGCACGGCTGGCGCGGGCACATCCTGCGCACCGTACACAGTCAGCTCGATGCGTACCTCTCGGCGTGCCAGCTCGGTATCACCCTCGCCTCCCTCGGCCTCGGCTGGGTCGGCGAGCCGGCGTTCGCGCACATTCTCGAGCCGCTGCTGAGCGCGGTCGGCGTGCAGTCGGCGGAAGTGGTCAAAGGCATCTCGTTCTTCACCGCGTTCTTCATCATTTCCTACCTGCACATCGTGGTCGGCGAGCTGGCACCCAAGTCCTGGGCGATCCGCAAACCCGAGCTGCTGTCGCTGTGGACGGCGGTGCCGCTGTATCTGTTCTACTGGGCCATGTACCCGGCGATCTACCTGCTCAATGCCAGCGCCAACACCATCCTGCGCATTGCTGGCCAGGGTGAACCCGGCCCGCATCACGAGCACCATTACAGCCGTGAAGAACTGAAACTGATCCTGCACTCCAGCCGTGGCCAGGACCCGAGCGACCAGGGCATGCGCGTGCTGGCCTCGGCGGTGGAAATGGGCGAACTGGAAGTGGTCGACTGGGCCAATTCCCGGGAAGACCTGATCACCCTCGAATTCAACGCCCCGCTGAAAGAAATCCTGGCGATGTTCCGTCGCCACAAGTTCAGCCGCTATCCGGTGTACGACAGCGAGCGCAAGGAATTCGTCGGCCTGCTGCACATCAAGGACCTGCTGCTGGAACTGGCAGCGCTGGACCACATTCCCGAGTCGTTCAACCTCGCCGAATTGACCCGCCCGCTGGAGCGCGTGTCGCGGCACATGCCGTTGTCGCAGTTGCTGGAGCAGTTCCGCAAGGGCGGCTCGCACTTCGCCGTGGTCGAAGAAGCCGACGGCAACATCATCGGCTACCTGACCATGGAAGACGTGCTGGAAGTGCTGGTCGGTGACATCCAGGACGAACACCGCAAGGCCGAGCGCGGCATCCTCGCCTACCAGCCGGGCAAACTGCTGGTGCGGGGCGATACGCCGCTGTTCAAGGTCGAGCGCCTGCTGGGTATCGACCTGGATCACATCGAAGCCGAAACCCTCGCCGGGCTGATCTACGAAACCCTGAAACGGGTACCGGAAGAGGAAGAAGTGCTGGAAGTCGAAGGCCTGCGGATCATCATCAAGAAGATGAAAGGCCCGAAGATCATTCTGGCCAAGGTGCTGATGCTCGACTGA
- the pstB gene encoding phosphate ABC transporter ATP-binding protein PstB yields the protein MQHETHTHGINMSALGRDKQSLNLEQETVAIEVPGLSLFYGEKQALYDVSMNIPKQRVTAFIGPSGCGKSTLLRTFNRMNDLVDGCRVEGAINLYGNNIYRKGEDVAELRRRVGMVFQKPNPFPKTIYENVVYGLRIQGINKKRILDEAVEWALKGAALWDEVKDRLHDSALGLSGGQQQRLVIARTIAVEPEVLLLDEPCSALDPISTLKVEELIYELKSKFTIVIVTHNMQQAARVSDYTAFMYMGKLVEFGDTDTLFTNPAKKQTEDYITGRYG from the coding sequence ATGCAGCACGAAACACATACCCACGGCATCAACATGTCTGCCCTGGGCCGCGACAAGCAGAGCCTGAACCTCGAACAGGAAACCGTGGCCATCGAAGTGCCGGGCCTGAGCCTGTTCTACGGCGAGAAACAAGCGCTGTACGACGTCAGCATGAACATCCCGAAACAGCGCGTGACCGCCTTCATCGGCCCGTCCGGCTGCGGCAAGTCTACGCTGCTGCGTACCTTCAACCGCATGAACGACCTGGTGGACGGCTGCCGCGTCGAAGGCGCGATCAACCTGTACGGCAACAACATCTACCGCAAGGGCGAGGACGTGGCCGAGCTGCGTCGCCGGGTCGGCATGGTGTTCCAGAAGCCCAACCCGTTCCCGAAGACCATCTACGAAAACGTGGTCTACGGCCTGCGCATCCAGGGCATCAACAAGAAGCGCATTCTCGACGAAGCCGTCGAGTGGGCACTGAAGGGCGCGGCCCTGTGGGACGAAGTAAAAGACCGTCTGCATGACTCGGCACTCGGCCTGTCCGGCGGTCAGCAGCAGCGTCTGGTGATCGCCCGTACCATCGCCGTGGAGCCGGAAGTGCTGCTGCTCGACGAACCGTGCTCGGCCCTCGACCCGATCTCGACCCTGAAAGTTGAAGAGTTGATCTACGAGCTCAAATCCAAGTTCACCATCGTCATCGTGACCCACAACATGCAGCAGGCGGCGCGGGTGTCCGACTACACGGCGTTCATGTACATGGGCAAACTGGTGGAATTCGGCGACACCGATACCCTGTTCACCAATCCGGCCAAGAAGCAGACCGAAGACTACATCACCGGTCGTTACGGCTAG
- a CDS encoding COG4315 family predicted lipoprotein encodes MTQMTASFKALLMAAAVALPAMAFAADPVMMKDGMMTDHKGMTVYTFDKDMGGKSMCNGECAKMWPPMMAPAGAKAEGKFMPIKRDDGMMQWSYDGKPLYTFMKDEKPGDMKGEGFKDMWHMPKH; translated from the coding sequence ATGACTCAAATGACTGCTTCCTTTAAAGCTCTGCTGATGGCTGCTGCCGTTGCTCTGCCTGCCATGGCATTCGCTGCCGACCCGGTAATGATGAAAGATGGCATGATGACCGATCATAAAGGCATGACTGTCTACACGTTCGACAAGGACATGGGCGGCAAATCGATGTGTAACGGTGAATGCGCCAAGATGTGGCCACCAATGATGGCTCCCGCAGGTGCCAAGGCCGAAGGCAAATTCATGCCGATCAAGCGTGATGACGGCATGATGCAATGGTCTTACGACGGCAAGCCGCTCTATACGTTTATGAAGGATGAAAAGCCTGGAGACATGAAGGGCGAAGGCTTCAAAGATATGTGGCATATGCCGAAGCACTGA
- a CDS encoding response regulator translates to MSKISVLVVDDASFIRDLVKKCLRNYFPGIRTEDAVNGKKAQAMLAKEAFDLVLCDWEMPEMSGLELLTWCREQDNLKTMPFIMVTSRGDKENVVQAIQAGVSGYVSKPFTNEQLLTKVKQALNKIGKLDALMNSAPTKMNSAFGNDSLSALTGGKAAVVGSAPAAPAANPFAKPAAAAPAPAAAPQRGLLNSPPVKAPAASAAPASGRGQGQLRLPSGTQQCVIKALSIKEALLVVKRTDTLPQILDSAVLDLEQGDNAEIARLNGYLHAVVAHEPKPDSDWLQLTFRFVDQDAQKLDYISRLIARGTAQKHFVPGA, encoded by the coding sequence ATGAGCAAGATCAGTGTGTTGGTCGTGGACGATGCATCGTTCATTCGTGACCTGGTGAAAAAGTGCCTGCGTAATTACTTCCCGGGGATCCGCACCGAGGACGCCGTCAACGGTAAAAAAGCCCAGGCCATGTTGGCCAAGGAGGCTTTCGACCTGGTGCTGTGCGACTGGGAAATGCCGGAAATGTCCGGCCTCGAACTGCTGACCTGGTGCCGTGAGCAGGACAACCTCAAGACCATGCCGTTTATCATGGTCACCAGCCGTGGCGACAAGGAAAACGTGGTGCAGGCGATTCAGGCCGGCGTTTCCGGTTACGTCAGCAAACCGTTCACCAACGAGCAACTGCTGACCAAGGTCAAACAGGCCCTGAACAAGATTGGCAAGCTCGATGCCCTGATGAACAGCGCTCCGACCAAGATGAACTCGGCGTTCGGCAATGACTCCCTGAGCGCACTGACCGGCGGCAAGGCTGCAGTGGTCGGCTCCGCACCGGCTGCGCCTGCGGCCAACCCGTTTGCCAAGCCTGCCGCTGCCGCCCCAGCACCTGCCGCTGCGCCACAGCGTGGCCTGCTCAACAGCCCGCCCGTGAAAGCCCCGGCAGCCTCTGCGGCTCCGGCCAGCGGCCGTGGCCAGGGTCAGTTGCGTCTGCCAAGCGGCACCCAGCAATGCGTGATCAAGGCCCTGAGCATCAAGGAAGCGCTGCTGGTGGTGAAGCGCACCGACACCCTGCCGCAGATCCTCGACAGCGCCGTGCTCGATCTGGAGCAGGGCGACAACGCCGAAATCGCCCGCCTCAACGGCTACCTGCACGCCGTGGTCGCCCACGAGCCGAAACCGGACAGCGACTGGTTGCAACTGACCTTCCGCTTCGTCGACCAGGACGCGCAGAAGCTCGACTACATCTCCCGCCTGATCGCCCGCGGCACGGCGCAGAAGCACTTCGTTCCGGGCGCGTAA